One Arachis hypogaea cultivar Tifrunner chromosome 2, arahy.Tifrunner.gnm2.J5K5, whole genome shotgun sequence genomic window, GAATTTATTATCTAAAACTTTTTCTACCAAACAGTCCAAAGATATGAGACAGCGTATCAAATAGCGCAGAAGTAGTTGAGATTTGGCACTATTTCCATTCTtgtcaaatgaaaagagaaaaaaagtgtaaaagaaaaaattgttTGGTTCCAAAAGATGATAATGGTTTGAGGGATAACGAGTGTCTTAATAATCTAAATGCAAAATTATCACCAAGCActcaatttttttctcttcttcattaaaataaaaaaatgaatattatcattgttaatataataagataaaaatataatagaaaaagTATGAATTAATTGGATAttttaattatagtaatataatatttaaagttGGTTAATATGGCTTAATTGATGtgtattaattttgatataattaagtGTTATGATTGAATGCCAAATAACATATTGAATACCATTAAATGATGtcaatgttaaaattatttttaattattaagtaaaatttttgaaatttatgattaTTACATGTCAATatcaattcaaaattatttttaataattgagtAATAACTATCATATTAACTcactattattaaaattaattctatTAACTACATAAATCATATTGTTATTTTAACAAGTGTCTTGCTAACAAATTGTCCAcgttactattttaaaaaaagttttctTTTATACATTTTCAATACAATAGATGTTTCAAAAACTTAAAAACTTTCTaggtttctaatatttttttaagttttttcttTTACATTGAACACCTTAATAAAAGACACTTATTAACTaaaactttttaataaaaaacatACTTATAAATAgtacatataattattttatctgttgttcacaatattttttaaatcaacaCAATATTCGAATCCTCaacatttacttaaataaatcaataaattaattgctCAATTAATACAAATTGATAAGTAATGATATTTAATTGTCCACATTTCACTAGCAGTTACCAGTTGTCAAATAGAACTTAGGATAGAAATTAAAAAAGTTACAAAAGTTAGGATTTAAATTCAAAAAGCAAAATTGACTattcatttaatttcaattatcaaAAATAGACCTTACATCCATAATTATTttcttatgtttaatttttatttttatttttccatttttttaaggaaaaaacgACAAAACTTTCTAGTCAGTATCTAACTATCTATGTATAACATTAAGGACCCACCTCATTaacccttttaatttttttttcattattcaataatttcttcaaaataaataaataaataaataaaataaatcccttcttgttggagttgttgctgttgttggtccctcttcctctctctcaggCTTTCCACACAGCATTTGTTGggaatgaaatgaatgaatgaatgaatgaagacGAAGTTTGAAGGGGAAAAAAATGCCTTTTTCATTGAACAGCCATTGATGAATCACATCATAGTCTTGGAAGCTTCTGTTCTATCTCACATGGTTTGAAGTTTGATCAGGATCTGTGTGTTCTTCATTCCCCTTTTCCATTTTTGAGCTTCAGAACCATGCATATAGGTATGCATTTTGCAGTGATCCGAAAATTTCCTCTTTCTGTTCCAAAAATggaatctttttaatttgttttttcattttaTGAGGATTTATTAGTACCCTTTTCCTGTGTTATTGAGTTTCTAAGGGATCCAAGTACTTCTgtcattttcaacaaaaatatgaACTTTGTGTGGAAATGTTTGCTGAAAATGTCAAACAATAGTTTGTAGCTTTTGCTGTTAGTTAGATTGGTTTTAATGAAatgaataatgaatgattcatagTTTCCATTTTGGTCGGTGGAATGTAAAATGAGGTGAAGTTGTCAAGAAGAGAGGGCAAATATGGAATGCTTTTACTTACATGGTTCATGGAAGATGAAGAAATGCATTTGAGTTGAAAAGTTGAATTAGATTCATCAGTTGGCTTTCTGCTTTCTTTCCAATTTCTATGATTTGCTTTTGGTTGATGTTGGTTTCATCAAAACTTGTGTATGAATACTATGATGTCTGTTTTGAGCTCGAGATTCGGACATATGCTTATTTATTGGAATTATTAGCTAGTCATGATTTGTGTTTTTGGATGATGAGAGACATGTGTTTTGTAGTTAGATTAGAATGTTATTCAGTATTGGAGTTTTTCATCCATTGGAATATGTTGTGGTCACTAAAAAAAGGCAACCTGGTGAACAAGCATCTCACGTTAACGCAGGATCCGGGGATGTGCTGCACCCAAAGGGTGTGAAGCATATGATGCCTAacctgataattacatcagtgTCTGTTTTCACAGTTGAATCCGTGATCTTGAGGTCACACGGAGACAACTCAACTATTGCTCCAAGGCTCCCCTTCATGTTATAGTCACTAATTGTTTTAAAATGAATATAACACTCACCACACGTCGTCTTATACGATGAGGCAATTCCTTTCTTGTTTGTCTGACATTTTGTTGTATGATTTCACATAAACAGGTCAAACAGATACAACTTCAGTGAAATGTCTAATCAACAGCATATCTCGATTCCTTCATCTGGTTTCTTGCCAAATCGTGAAGCCTGCGCCTTTTCAGAAGATCTGTCATAATATGGTCGGGGTGTTAAAGCGACTGAAGCCAGTGCTTGATGATGTAATGGACTACAAACTCCCGTTTCACCAAAATATGTCTAAAGAGTGTGAAGAATTGGATGCGCGGATCAATGAAGCTAGAGACTTCATCGAAAAATGGGGTCCAAAGATGAGCAAGATTCTTAGTGTAAGTGAAGGGTTATATTCTTGTAGTCATAACTTATGTTCCAAACTAGCATATGATCTTATGCCTCTTGTTGTGACCTGCTAATTCCTCTTAACTGCTTCCTTCGGATTCTTCTGTTTTCAGGTTATTCAAAGCAGCACATTGTTGATTAAGTTGCAGAGCACATCACTTGACATATGTCACATGATAGTTAGATCCCTACAGTCACCTCCGTCTGCTTCGGTTTTGGCTAATCTTCAGGTATGTTCAGTGTTTGATGTTACATCTTTGGATTTGTATTTGATAAGATTGTTTCTAGTTGATTTGCATACTCCTCCCAAACATAGTAGGATCTTATTTTCTCGAAAGAAATCGTGTATTTGGCTGGAATAGCCATTGTCTCTTTTTTCTATCATTATTGTTTGGTTCCTCCTGTCTTGTTGATTGATACAAGTACGAGCCTAATTTCGAGCAACCTTTTCAGAACTATATCCAGGAACTTCAGTGTCTCAAGAAGGAAACAGCAATGGTTTATATAGAAGAAGCACTAAGAAACCAGAGAGATAATGTTCAACCTTCCAACGAGCTTCTGAAGGAAATTGCCGAGTTACTAAAATTGACATCAAACGAGGAGCTCTTGAAAGAAAGTATCGTCGTGGAAAAGGAAAGGTTGAATGCTGAAGTCAATAAAATGAAAGGGGACTTGGATGAAATCAATGAAATTGTGAATCTTGTCCGCAATTTACGCGATTATGTAATGAGAACTGAGTCCCTTGAAGTCAAAACCGGTCTCTCAATCCCTCCATACTTCCGCTGCCCTTTATCATTGGAACTCATGATGGATCCTGTTATTGTGGCTTCGGGTCAAACATATGACAGGCAATCAATCCAAAAGTGGCTAGATAACGGGCTAAATGTTTGTCCCAAGACTCGTCAGAAGCTCAATCATATGAATCTTACTGCCAATTATACCGTCAAAGCTATGATTGCAAATTGGTGTCAGGAAAACAGTGTCAAGCTTTGTAGTAACTCGCTGCTCGATAAATCTTCTTATATCACAACCCCTGCAGATCATTCATTGTCTCATGATTTAGCTAATAAATGTGGTTTCAAGTCTATGAATATCGATTCCATCTCAAGGTCATCTCTTcaaaatggaaatggaaatgagAAACCAAAGGGTGATAATTTTGTCAGATCAAGTGAAGAGTATAATGGATGCCGGAGCGGAACAGTGGAAAGATGTGATCAGCAATCATCCGATGTTCACAGCAGAAGTGAATCATCATTTTCCAGTTCAATATCTAGTACTGATTGCATACTTCCAGTTTCAGGACAGGCGTCCGGAATATCCGATAAGCCGCAAAATGTTGACAATGTTGTTGGGAACAAACAAAGTCCTGCATCGAGAATCCAAGGGATGagaaatgataatattattatgaaCAATAATAACATTAATACTAGTGCTAAGCAAAATGATTCAAGAGTTGATTCACATCCTATATTGAACTCGGGGGCCAGTGAAGTGGCCACTTCATCTCATATTAATAAGTTGATCGAAGAACTTCGCAGCCAATCAGTTGAAGTGCAAACCATGGCTGCAGAAGAATTGAGGCTTCTTACAAAGAATGACATGGAAAACCGAATTATTGTGGGGCGGTGTGGGGCTGTTGAGCCTTTACTTTCGCTTCTGTATTCGGACATGAAGATAACACAAGAGCATGCTGTGACAGCTCTGTTAAATTTGTCAATCAATGAAGATAACAAGACTTTGATTATGGAAGCTGGAGCCATAGAACCTCTTATCCATGTTTTGAAGACAGGAAATGATGGTGCCAAAGAAAATTCTGCGGCAGCACTATTCAGCCTCTCTGTAATAGAAAACAACAAAGAAAAAATCGGCCGATCCGGCGCAGTCAAAGCCTTGGTGGATCTTCTTGCCTGGGGAACTCTTAGAGGGAAAAAGGATGCTGCTACTGCTTTATTTAACTTGTCAATATTTCATGATAACAAAGCTCGAATAGTTCAAGCTGGAGCTGTGAAGTTTCTGGTTCGGTTGATGGACTCTGCCGATGGAATGGTTGACAAGGCTGTTGCACTTCTGTCAAACCTGTCAACAATTCCAGAGGGCCGGATAGAAATCGCAAGGGAAGGAGGCATCCCCTTATTAGTTGAAATTGTTGAAACAGGTTCACATAGGGGAAAGGAGAATGCTGCTTCTGTTCTGTTACAGTTATGCCTTCATAGTACCAAGTTTTGTATTCTTGTTTTGCAAGAAGGAGCTGTACCTTCCCTAGTTGCATTATCTCAATCCGGTACGCCGAGAGCCAAGGAAAAGGTATGAAATTATCCCACTCAACTCAACATTAATAATGCTTGCATTTTCATTATCTAAACTCAGAAAACCATGGGGGCGAATCATAGTCATCCACGCATTTGTTGGAAACAACACAAACTAAGACTTGTCCTGTACTCATTTTGTTGAAACTAATTGCGCAAATCTTTCCAATATATGCTCTACAGTAAGGAGATTGGTCATTGGTGAAGTGAGAAAGTGAAGGCccgatttttatatattatttgtgAGCCTCACTATCTTGATTTAAGGA contains:
- the LOC112738953 gene encoding U-box domain-containing protein 3, whose protein sequence is MHIGQTDTTSVKCLINSISRFLHLVSCQIVKPAPFQKICHNMVGVLKRLKPVLDDVMDYKLPFHQNMSKECEELDARINEARDFIEKWGPKMSKILSVIQSSTLLIKLQSTSLDICHMIVRSLQSPPSASVLANLQNYIQELQCLKKETAMVYIEEALRNQRDNVQPSNELLKEIAELLKLTSNEELLKESIVVEKERLNAEVNKMKGDLDEINEIVNLVRNLRDYVMRTESLEVKTGLSIPPYFRCPLSLELMMDPVIVASGQTYDRQSIQKWLDNGLNVCPKTRQKLNHMNLTANYTVKAMIANWCQENSVKLCSNSLLDKSSYITTPADHSLSHDLANKCGFKSMNIDSISRSSLQNGNGNEKPKGDNFVRSSEEYNGCRSGTVERCDQQSSDVHSRSESSFSSSISSTDCILPVSGQASGISDKPQNVDNVVGNKQSPASRIQGMRNDNIIMNNNNINTSAKQNDSRVDSHPILNSGASEVATSSHINKLIEELRSQSVEVQTMAAEELRLLTKNDMENRIIVGRCGAVEPLLSLLYSDMKITQEHAVTALLNLSINEDNKTLIMEAGAIEPLIHVLKTGNDGAKENSAAALFSLSVIENNKEKIGRSGAVKALVDLLAWGTLRGKKDAATALFNLSIFHDNKARIVQAGAVKFLVRLMDSADGMVDKAVALLSNLSTIPEGRIEIAREGGIPLLVEIVETGSHRGKENAASVLLQLCLHSTKFCILVLQEGAVPSLVALSQSGTPRAKEKAQQLLSHFRNQREGAAAKGKS